CCATATGTATTGCTAATCGGTAATTCTTATTCTACCGTAAAGGTAATAATCCTTCAAAAATGTCTTGTAGATATTCTTGTTGCCCAAACACTGTTAAGACTATGATGTCTCTTCCATTTGACCATCGTTGATGCAGAAAGTGCAAGTCAATTGCAGAATATTTAGCTTCGTTGTgaagatattttaaatgtttacTATCGATGCCTCTTAAAACCATTATGTTCTCTCTACGAATAGAGGTACAAAAGTTAAGTAAGTATCATTTTTTGTGCACCTTCGTATATTGTTGTACAAAAATTACTAACCCAGATTGCGtccatttatttaaataatagctCGTTATGTTATTGGAATCTAATCTTTTATTCAGTGCTATTAAACCACGTGCTATCTAAAAAtgcaaatatttgaaatataaatatattgtataagaccgaaagattataattattatataaagagatCATCGAGTATATcagaacaaagaaaacaaatattctgTTTCTACCGCAGCTGTGGCAGTTCCTTGATCCATATTATAACTTGTATTCAGGATAGAATAAAAGACATAGTCTAAAGGTCCAATCTTGTTGATACATGATAGTTTTCGAATTTTGCTATGTTTTGATttagaaagaattttcttcctaTTATATACTTCATATATCTTCTTCCTAAAATTGTAGCACGAGTAAATTTCtccatatatattttttcaacaagTTTATGGAGAATAATGACAACATATGAAAAGTTTTCATTGTTCTAATATTATCTCGCTTGTTTCTTTAATCCTttggataattaataaaaaataacttatGCTTTAAAGTAAAATCAAACCTTC
This is a stretch of genomic DNA from Vespula vulgaris chromosome 2, iyVesVulg1.1, whole genome shotgun sequence. It encodes these proteins:
- the LOC127072322 gene encoding uncharacterized protein LOC127072322, with product MLQAYADIRDHVTTVALGIDYVFYSILNTSYNMDQGTATAAIARGLIALNKRLDSNNITSYYLNKWTQSGENIMVLRGIDSKHLKYLHNEAKYSAIDLHFLHQRWSNGRDIIVLTVFGQQEYLQDIFEGLLPLR